A region of Kribbella sp. NBC_01245 DNA encodes the following proteins:
- a CDS encoding DUF5107 domain-containing protein, producing MTTRLFPEDLVLPVAALGPENPLPPLRSVQELHDVENLDELPQDLRDNVQYGRLHSVLPCLEQDGHGRTRVEEALPALVLENDFLRATVLPGLGGRLYSLVDKTFDQELLYRNPVLQPANLALRNAWFAGGVEWNLGSTGHWTGTCSPMHAAQVEGPDGSPMLRLWEWERSRGLVVQLDFWLPNESDLLYVGVRIQNPSDQVVPVYWWSNIAVEQSPGTRVVAPADQAWRFGYGSRLDLVDVPQYDGFDLTYPMQHRRAVDFFFELPPEQRPWIASLDASGTGLVQLSTERLRGRKLFVWGESEGGRRWQEWLAPGMGGDGYAEIQAGLARTQMEHLPLPAETSWSWLEAYGRLEVDPEVVHADDWSAATAGVDAVCELRLSATDLAERYDRWLAVADGRPGEALFTGSGWGALEIARTDWKVSPGTPFAEDSQTDRELAWLPLLQGRLPETDPLEAPDGTLVAWASRLEQAADNWLVWYHRGVARWYDGKQTAAVEAWQQSLELAESPWALRNLAVAYLSEGRTDDATTAYLRAVELVPDNRPLAIEALDVLGTSEEAAALLDRLPADIRQDPRVLLAEARQRLARGDAKGAESLLAQGIELPGLREGANQLAEIWRSVQTALGTDEPVPPAYNFGMFEN from the coding sequence GTGACGACGAGACTCTTTCCCGAAGACTTGGTCCTGCCCGTAGCCGCTCTCGGGCCGGAGAACCCGCTGCCGCCGTTGCGAAGCGTGCAAGAGCTGCACGACGTCGAGAACCTTGACGAGCTTCCCCAAGATCTCCGGGACAACGTCCAGTACGGACGCCTCCACAGCGTCTTGCCGTGCCTCGAGCAGGACGGCCACGGCCGGACCCGGGTGGAAGAGGCGCTACCCGCACTAGTCCTCGAGAACGACTTCCTGCGGGCCACAGTGCTCCCCGGTCTCGGTGGGCGGCTGTACTCGCTAGTGGACAAGACGTTCGACCAGGAACTCCTCTACCGGAATCCCGTACTGCAGCCGGCCAACCTGGCCCTACGGAACGCCTGGTTCGCAGGAGGCGTCGAGTGGAACCTGGGTAGTACTGGCCACTGGACCGGGACGTGCAGCCCAATGCACGCTGCACAGGTTGAAGGCCCGGACGGCAGCCCCATGCTTCGCCTGTGGGAGTGGGAGCGTAGTCGCGGTCTTGTCGTCCAGCTCGACTTCTGGCTTCCGAACGAGTCAGACCTGCTGTACGTCGGCGTACGCATCCAGAACCCGTCGGACCAGGTCGTACCCGTCTACTGGTGGTCGAACATCGCCGTCGAGCAATCGCCCGGCACCAGGGTCGTCGCGCCTGCGGATCAGGCCTGGCGGTTCGGATACGGCAGCCGGTTGGACCTGGTCGACGTACCTCAGTACGACGGGTTCGACCTCACGTATCCCATGCAACACCGCCGGGCCGTCGACTTCTTCTTCGAGCTACCGCCCGAGCAGCGCCCATGGATCGCCTCACTCGACGCCAGCGGCACGGGTCTCGTCCAGCTCTCGACGGAACGCCTGCGCGGCCGGAAGCTCTTCGTCTGGGGCGAGAGCGAAGGCGGTCGCAGATGGCAGGAGTGGCTCGCGCCGGGCATGGGTGGCGACGGCTACGCGGAGATCCAGGCGGGCCTTGCGCGGACGCAGATGGAACACCTGCCACTACCGGCCGAGACCAGTTGGTCCTGGCTAGAGGCGTACGGGCGGCTAGAGGTGGATCCCGAAGTCGTACACGCTGATGACTGGTCTGCCGCTACTGCCGGCGTGGACGCGGTCTGCGAGCTACGGCTGTCTGCAACCGACTTGGCCGAGCGCTACGACCGTTGGCTCGCAGTGGCTGACGGTCGACCTGGCGAGGCGTTGTTCACGGGATCGGGTTGGGGAGCTCTGGAGATTGCCCGGACCGACTGGAAGGTCTCACCCGGTACGCCGTTCGCGGAGGACTCGCAGACCGATAGAGAGCTAGCGTGGCTCCCGCTGTTGCAGGGGCGTCTACCGGAAACGGATCCGCTTGAGGCGCCCGATGGAACTCTGGTGGCTTGGGCCTCTCGGTTAGAGCAAGCGGCCGACAACTGGCTCGTCTGGTACCACCGCGGAGTGGCCCGCTGGTACGACGGTAAGCAGACCGCTGCGGTCGAGGCCTGGCAGCAGTCGCTGGAACTCGCGGAGTCGCCTTGGGCCTTGCGGAATCTGGCCGTCGCCTACTTGAGCGAAGGCCGTACGGACGACGCGACCACGGCGTACCTGCGTGCCGTCGAGCTGGTGCCGGACAACCGCCCGCTGGCGATCGAGGCCCTCGACGTACTCGGGACGTCGGAAGAAGCCGCCGCCTTGCTCGATCGGTTGCCCGCGGATATCCGGCAGGACCCGCGAGTGCTGTTGGCGGAGGCCCGGCAAAGGCTGGCGCGAGGCGATGCCAAGGGCGCGGAAAGCCTGCTGGCACAGGGCATCGAGCTCCCCGGCCTACGCGAAGGCGCAAACCAGCTGGCCGAAATTTGGCGCTCCGTGCAGACGGCGCTCGGCACCGACGAACCCGTCCCACCGGCGTACAACTTCGGCATGTTCGAGAACTGA
- a CDS encoding TetR/AcrR family transcriptional regulator, with amino-acid sequence MGAAMPKGPTKRRPETLARLLDAALQMFAAKGFHAATIEEICERAGFTRGAFYSNFASKDELFFALFDQRTGRIVERVAAAVDELTGTDDPLGGLVAKLSLDEQDQLWHLVSAEFTLYAARNAKAAEVLTAHDERLRAELSGLLQRLLADAGRTPSVDLDLLTRLVVAIREGGMAQSLVEPDRLPAGRLEQVFLPLILRAASTPQAILPK; translated from the coding sequence ATGGGAGCTGCAATGCCGAAGGGGCCGACAAAGCGCCGCCCAGAGACGTTGGCGCGCTTACTTGACGCAGCTTTGCAGATGTTCGCGGCAAAGGGGTTTCACGCCGCGACGATCGAGGAGATCTGTGAGCGGGCCGGTTTCACCCGTGGCGCCTTCTACTCGAATTTCGCCAGCAAGGACGAGTTGTTCTTCGCGCTCTTCGACCAGCGCACCGGCCGCATCGTCGAGCGAGTGGCGGCCGCGGTGGACGAGCTGACCGGCACGGACGACCCGCTCGGCGGTCTGGTCGCGAAGCTGTCGCTGGACGAGCAGGACCAGCTCTGGCACCTGGTCTCCGCGGAATTCACCCTGTACGCCGCGCGCAACGCCAAGGCCGCCGAGGTCCTCACCGCGCATGACGAGCGATTACGCGCCGAGCTGAGCGGGTTGCTGCAACGCCTGCTGGCCGACGCGGGCCGGACGCCATCGGTCGATCTGGACCTGCTGACCCGGCTGGTGGTCGCCATTCGCGAAGGCGGCATGGCCCAATCCCTGGTCGAGCCGGACCGCCTCCCCGCGGGCCGGCTCGAACAAGTCTTCCTACCGCTCATCCTGCGCGCGGCCTCAACACCTCAAGCGATTTTGCCCAAGTAG
- a CDS encoding FAD-binding dehydrogenase: MYPIAAGLRQGLMMDADVIVVGAGLAGLAATAELADAGKKVLLLDQEPEASLGGQAFWSFGGLMFVNSPEQRRMGIKDSRDLAMQDWLGSAGFDRLDDQDKWARQWAEAYVDFAAGEKRPWLHAQGVRFFPIVGWAERGGYDAAGHGNSVPRFHVTWGTGPGLVAPFERRVREAVEKGLVQLRFRHRVDELTVSGGVVDGVSGKILEPSSVARGVSSSRVEVEDFELKAQAVIVTSGGIGGNHDLVRANWPERLGKAPEHMISGVPAHVDGRMLGITQTAGGRVVNEDRMWHYTEGIHNWDPIWPMHGIRILPGPSSLWFDATGKRLPVPLFPGFDTLGTLAHIMKTGHDYSWFVLTQKIIEKEFTLSGQEQNPDLTNKDIRGVLGRARGGAPAPVQAFMDKGVDFIIRDNLADLVRGMNELTGTSLIDLADLERQIVARDREMDNTFTKDAQITALRGARNYRGDKLIRVASPHKILDPKAGPLIAVKLNILTRKSLGGLQTDLDSRVLRADGTPLPGVYAAGEVAGFGGGGIHGYRSLEGTFVGGCLFTGRTAGRAAAKAV, translated from the coding sequence ATGTATCCGATTGCGGCTGGGCTGCGACAGGGGTTGATGATGGACGCGGATGTAATCGTCGTCGGTGCGGGACTGGCCGGACTGGCCGCAACGGCAGAACTGGCCGACGCCGGCAAGAAGGTACTGCTGCTCGACCAGGAACCCGAGGCCTCCCTCGGCGGCCAGGCCTTCTGGTCCTTCGGCGGCCTGATGTTCGTCAATTCACCCGAGCAGCGCCGCATGGGGATCAAGGACTCGCGCGACCTCGCCATGCAGGACTGGCTGGGCTCGGCCGGGTTCGACCGGCTGGACGACCAGGACAAGTGGGCCCGCCAATGGGCCGAGGCGTACGTCGACTTCGCGGCCGGCGAGAAGCGTCCCTGGCTGCACGCCCAAGGGGTGCGGTTCTTCCCGATCGTCGGTTGGGCGGAGCGCGGCGGGTACGACGCGGCCGGGCACGGCAACTCCGTCCCCCGCTTCCACGTCACCTGGGGCACGGGCCCCGGCCTGGTGGCGCCGTTCGAGCGACGCGTGCGCGAGGCCGTCGAAAAAGGCTTGGTGCAGCTGCGTTTCCGTCATCGGGTGGACGAGCTGACCGTCAGTGGCGGTGTGGTCGACGGCGTCAGTGGCAAGATCCTCGAGCCCAGCTCCGTCGCGCGCGGGGTGTCGAGTTCGCGGGTCGAGGTGGAGGACTTCGAGCTCAAGGCGCAGGCCGTCATCGTCACGTCGGGCGGTATCGGCGGTAACCACGATCTCGTCCGGGCGAACTGGCCGGAGCGTCTCGGCAAGGCGCCCGAGCACATGATCTCCGGCGTACCGGCGCACGTCGACGGCCGCATGCTCGGCATCACCCAGACCGCCGGCGGCCGGGTGGTGAACGAGGACCGGATGTGGCACTACACCGAGGGCATCCACAACTGGGACCCGATCTGGCCGATGCACGGTATCCGCATCCTGCCCGGGCCGTCGTCACTCTGGTTCGATGCCACCGGCAAGCGCCTGCCGGTGCCGTTGTTCCCCGGCTTCGACACGCTCGGCACGTTGGCGCACATCATGAAGACCGGCCACGACTACAGCTGGTTCGTGCTGACGCAGAAGATCATCGAGAAGGAGTTCACGCTTTCCGGCCAGGAGCAGAACCCCGACCTCACCAACAAGGACATTCGCGGCGTGCTCGGCCGCGCCCGCGGTGGTGCGCCCGCCCCGGTGCAGGCGTTCATGGACAAGGGCGTGGACTTCATCATCCGCGACAACCTGGCCGACCTGGTCCGCGGCATGAACGAGCTGACCGGCACCTCGCTGATCGACCTGGCCGATCTCGAACGGCAGATCGTCGCGCGTGACCGGGAGATGGACAACACCTTCACCAAGGACGCGCAGATCACGGCGTTACGCGGCGCGCGGAACTATCGCGGCGACAAGCTGATCCGGGTCGCGAGCCCGCACAAGATCCTCGACCCGAAGGCCGGGCCGCTCATCGCGGTGAAGCTGAACATCCTCACCCGCAAGTCGCTCGGCGGTCTGCAGACCGACCTGGACTCGCGGGTGCTGCGCGCCGACGGCACTCCCCTGCCCGGGGTGTACGCCGCCGGCGAGGTCGCGGGCTTCGGCGGCGGCGGGATCCACGGTTATCGCTCCCTGGAGGGAACGTTCGTCGGTGGCTGCCTGTTCACCGGACGAACCGCGGGTCGCGCCGCCGCCAAAGCCGTCTAG
- a CDS encoding serine protein kinase RIO: MSSDVFSTNYEFSESSDPFQFQFQQVEEDLAAGQRWSTWLDVERGSRGPEPRPDWVVTAQAAIDTELGILKTGKEADVFLVERAVEAIGADPAKSSLLAAKRYRTEEHRSFHRSTSYVEGRRTRNSRDSRAMAKKTEHGRSVASGQWAYAEWNALCRLWTAGVPVPYPVQIDGTELLMEFIDDGQGGAAPRLAQTRPKGDLLASYFEQVRHGMRELARAGLAHGDLSPYNVLAQGNRIVMIDLPQVVDVVGNPQGMEFLMRDCRNMAAWFTSRGLEIDDQELFADLLVQVF, from the coding sequence ATGTCTTCGGACGTTTTCAGCACCAACTACGAGTTTTCTGAATCCAGCGACCCGTTCCAGTTCCAGTTCCAGCAGGTCGAAGAGGACCTGGCGGCGGGGCAGCGATGGTCCACCTGGCTGGATGTCGAGCGCGGTTCTCGCGGCCCGGAGCCCCGGCCCGACTGGGTTGTGACGGCACAGGCGGCGATCGATACCGAGCTCGGCATCCTCAAAACCGGTAAGGAAGCGGACGTCTTCCTGGTCGAACGGGCCGTCGAGGCGATCGGTGCCGACCCGGCCAAGAGCTCGTTGCTCGCGGCCAAGCGGTACCGGACCGAGGAGCATCGCTCGTTCCACCGCAGCACGTCGTACGTCGAGGGGCGGCGGACCCGGAACAGCCGGGACAGCCGCGCCATGGCCAAGAAGACCGAACACGGCCGCAGTGTGGCCTCCGGTCAATGGGCGTACGCCGAATGGAACGCGTTGTGCCGGCTCTGGACCGCCGGTGTGCCGGTTCCGTATCCCGTCCAGATCGACGGCACCGAGTTGTTGATGGAGTTCATCGACGACGGCCAGGGTGGTGCCGCACCACGGCTAGCGCAGACCCGTCCGAAGGGCGACCTGCTCGCGTCGTACTTCGAGCAGGTCCGCCACGGTATGCGCGAGCTGGCCCGGGCAGGCCTCGCGCACGGAGACCTGTCGCCGTACAACGTCCTTGCCCAGGGCAACCGGATCGTGATGATCGATCTGCCTCAGGTGGTGGACGTGGTCGGCAACCCGCAGGGCATGGAATTCCTCATGCGGGACTGCCGAAACATGGCCGCGTGGTTCACCTCGCGTGGTCTGGAGATCGACGACCAGGAGCTGTTCGCCGATCTCCTCGTGCAGGTCTTCTGA
- a CDS encoding NIPSNAP family protein — protein MLVDLRQYTLHPGRRDDLIDVFDEHFVEGQEASGMHLVGQFRDLDDPDRFVWLRAFESYEARGLALSDFYGGPIWKAHSRAANETMLDSDNALLLTPLELRTGYPVPGSERPPIGAVDIPSTIVAGAVYHRRDLSDGFADFFNTQIEPVLAEAGARPIALFETFPAENNFPALPLRDESVLVWLTTFADFASYDEHCRWLASSAIWRDQIQPEIDRISVAPPQHLRLSPTARSALR, from the coding sequence ATGTTGGTTGACCTCAGGCAGTACACGCTTCACCCCGGCCGCCGGGATGACCTGATCGACGTCTTCGATGAGCACTTCGTCGAGGGCCAGGAAGCGTCCGGCATGCATCTCGTCGGGCAGTTCCGCGATCTCGACGATCCCGATCGATTCGTCTGGCTGCGCGCCTTCGAGAGTTATGAGGCCCGGGGGCTGGCGTTGAGCGACTTTTACGGTGGGCCGATCTGGAAAGCGCACAGCCGAGCCGCCAACGAGACCATGCTCGACTCCGACAACGCCTTGCTGCTCACGCCTCTAGAGCTGCGAACCGGCTATCCCGTTCCTGGCTCGGAGCGGCCGCCGATCGGTGCCGTCGACATCCCAAGCACGATCGTGGCGGGCGCGGTCTACCACCGCAGGGACCTTTCCGACGGCTTCGCTGATTTCTTCAACACGCAGATCGAGCCGGTGCTGGCCGAGGCGGGCGCTCGCCCAATCGCCCTCTTCGAGACTTTCCCGGCCGAGAACAACTTCCCGGCCCTGCCGCTGCGGGACGAGTCCGTGCTGGTCTGGCTCACCACTTTCGCGGACTTTGCGTCGTACGACGAGCACTGCCGGTGGCTGGCCTCGTCGGCGATCTGGCGCGACCAGATCCAGCCTGAGATCGACCGGATCTCGGTCGCTCCGCCCCAGCATCTGCGCCTGAGCCCGACGGCGCGATCGGCCCTGCGTTAA
- a CDS encoding GPGG-motif small membrane protein translates to MLTVLWIIAAILVIAGIVSLVRGQILAGALLIIVGLLVGPGGVSIFN, encoded by the coding sequence ATGCTTACTGTGCTCTGGATCATCGCGGCGATCCTCGTCATCGCGGGAATCGTGTCGCTCGTCCGGGGGCAGATCCTGGCGGGTGCGTTGCTGATCATCGTGGGTCTGCTGGTCGGACCTGGTGGCGTCAGCATCTTCAACTGA
- a CDS encoding TIGR03557 family F420-dependent LLM class oxidoreductase has translation MKIGYFLSSEEYTPAQLIEQARLAEDAGFDGLWISDHYHPWNDEQGQSAFVWSVIGAISQVCELPVTTAVTCPTVRIHPAVIAQAAATSAVLLNGRFRLGIGSGEALNEHILGSVWPTVEVRLEMLEEAVEIMRRLWTEDFVSHHGKHYTVDTARIYTRPDSPLEIYMSGLGPKAIDVAARIADGYITTQPNPEHLKRFRDNGGGTKTAQAGFKVSYAPTVDEGVEQAHRIWANSGLPGELAQVLPSPRHFEQAAKLVTPEQTGKSVVCGPKAADHVAAFKPYVEAGFDEIYVANMGPHSVDMLKLYGSEVLPELRHAGRL, from the coding sequence GTGAAGATCGGATACTTCCTGTCCAGCGAGGAGTACACGCCTGCTCAGCTGATCGAACAGGCGCGGCTGGCGGAGGACGCGGGTTTCGACGGGTTGTGGATCAGCGACCACTACCACCCGTGGAACGACGAACAAGGCCAGAGCGCGTTCGTCTGGTCTGTCATCGGCGCGATCTCCCAGGTGTGCGAACTACCGGTGACCACGGCGGTCACCTGCCCGACCGTGCGGATCCACCCGGCCGTGATCGCGCAGGCCGCCGCGACCAGCGCCGTACTGCTGAACGGGCGGTTCCGGCTCGGCATCGGTTCCGGTGAGGCGCTGAACGAGCACATCCTCGGTTCGGTCTGGCCGACGGTCGAGGTACGGCTGGAGATGCTCGAGGAGGCCGTCGAGATCATGCGCCGGCTCTGGACCGAGGACTTCGTCTCGCATCACGGCAAGCACTACACGGTCGACACCGCGCGGATCTATACCCGGCCGGACTCGCCACTGGAGATCTACATGTCGGGATTGGGGCCGAAGGCAATCGATGTGGCCGCGCGGATCGCCGATGGGTACATCACCACGCAGCCGAATCCCGAACACCTGAAGCGATTCCGCGACAATGGTGGCGGTACCAAGACGGCTCAAGCGGGGTTCAAGGTGAGCTACGCGCCGACCGTCGACGAGGGTGTCGAGCAGGCCCATCGCATCTGGGCGAACTCGGGCCTACCGGGCGAGCTGGCGCAGGTGCTGCCCTCCCCGAGGCACTTCGAGCAGGCCGCCAAACTGGTCACGCCGGAGCAGACGGGCAAGTCCGTCGTCTGTGGACCGAAGGCCGCGGATCACGTGGCCGCGTTCAAGCCGTACGTCGAGGCCGGGTTCGACGAGATCTACGTGGCGAACATGGGCCCGCATTCGGTCGACATGCTGAAGCTGTACGGCAGCGAGGTGCTGCCGGAGCTACGCCATGCGGGCCGACTCTAG
- a CDS encoding plasmid stabilization protein, protein MPQDAWSKKRERQYEHIKGGLKKRGRSEDTAEEIAARTVNKERARSGEAKEKSRTSTHDMSSSKRGGQRSHKGSGGRTKEQLYADAKRKGIKGRSKMNKSELARAVGR, encoded by the coding sequence ATGCCTCAGGATGCTTGGAGCAAGAAGCGCGAGCGCCAGTACGAGCACATCAAGGGCGGGCTGAAGAAGCGTGGCCGGAGCGAGGACACCGCGGAAGAGATCGCGGCCCGTACGGTCAACAAGGAACGCGCCCGCTCCGGTGAGGCGAAGGAGAAGAGCCGCACCTCCACCCACGACATGTCCTCGAGCAAGCGCGGCGGTCAGCGCTCACACAAGGGCTCCGGCGGCCGGACGAAGGAACAGCTCTACGCCGACGCCAAGCGCAAGGGCATCAAGGGCCGTTCGAAGATGAACAAGTCCGAGCTGGCCCGAGCGGTCGGACGCTGA
- a CDS encoding CsbD family protein — protein MGIGDKLKNVAEEAKGKMKEKAGDATNNEDLQAEGQFEESKADLKQAAEKAKDAFDNR, from the coding sequence ATGGGTATCGGGGACAAACTGAAGAATGTTGCCGAAGAAGCCAAGGGCAAGATGAAGGAAAAGGCCGGCGACGCCACGAACAACGAGGACCTGCAGGCCGAGGGCCAGTTCGAAGAGAGCAAGGCCGATCTGAAGCAGGCCGCCGAGAAGGCTAAGGACGCCTTCGACAATCGCTGA
- the ku gene encoding non-homologous end joining protein Ku: protein MPRAIWSGYITFGLVSVPVGLFSATSEHEVDFHQFQRGTSDRIRYKRVNERTGREVDFDKIVKGHDVGGGEYVIVEPDELDDIAPGRSRSLEISRFVDLDEIDPIHFQKSYYLAPTDKDNTKSYALLRDALAKTNRTGIASFVMRGKEYLAAIRADGKVLVLETMFFADEIRDPGDIGSLPTKTTGKQLAMATDLIEAMSGTWRPSDYHDSYTERVMKLVETKRKGKEVVINEETPEATHTDDLVTALRASVEAARSRRSTPTKKPTTPSKKTTTKKSTAPKKTATKKSAARKTTTRKKAAA from the coding sequence ATGCCACGCGCGATCTGGTCGGGATACATCACGTTCGGGCTGGTCTCCGTACCGGTCGGGTTGTTCAGTGCGACGTCGGAACACGAGGTCGACTTCCACCAATTCCAGCGTGGTACGTCGGACCGGATCCGGTACAAGCGGGTGAACGAGCGCACCGGTCGCGAGGTCGACTTCGACAAGATCGTGAAGGGGCACGACGTCGGCGGCGGCGAGTACGTCATCGTCGAGCCGGACGAACTGGACGACATCGCCCCCGGGCGCTCCCGCTCGCTGGAGATCTCGCGGTTCGTCGACCTGGACGAGATCGACCCGATCCACTTCCAGAAGAGCTACTACCTCGCGCCGACCGACAAGGACAACACCAAGTCGTACGCCCTGCTCCGCGACGCCCTCGCGAAGACCAACCGGACCGGCATCGCCAGTTTTGTCATGCGGGGCAAGGAATACCTGGCCGCGATCCGGGCCGACGGCAAGGTACTCGTACTGGAAACGATGTTCTTCGCCGACGAGATCCGCGATCCGGGCGATATCGGCTCGCTGCCCACGAAGACGACCGGCAAGCAACTCGCGATGGCAACGGACCTGATCGAGGCGATGAGCGGAACCTGGCGCCCGTCCGACTACCACGACAGCTACACCGAACGCGTCATGAAGCTGGTCGAAACCAAACGCAAGGGCAAGGAAGTCGTCATCAACGAGGAAACTCCCGAAGCCACCCACACCGACGACCTGGTAACCGCCCTCCGCGCCAGCGTAGAAGCCGCCCGCTCCCGCCGCTCCACCCCCACCAAGAAGCCCACCACCCCTTCGAAGAAGACCACCACCAAAAAGTCCACCGCGCCAAAGAAGACCGCCACCAAGAAGTCCGCGGCAAGAAAGACCACCACCCGCAAGAAAGCCGCCGCCTAG
- a CDS encoding VOC family protein: MHRDSGAGYRPGIPGREDETMNEVGDLHLATVVVNVTDLDRAAAFWTAALGYQAKEIPSDPAPVHLDLYTSERDRHVERLLELGATEPDDWPYPDDHDFIVLLDPDGNEFCVIQHDQ, from the coding sequence ATGCATCGGGATTCGGGTGCTGGGTACCGGCCCGGGATCCCGGGGCGAGAGGACGAGACGATGAACGAGGTCGGGGATCTGCACCTCGCGACGGTGGTCGTGAACGTGACCGATCTGGACCGCGCCGCCGCCTTCTGGACGGCCGCGCTCGGTTATCAGGCGAAGGAGATTCCGTCCGACCCGGCACCGGTACACCTCGACCTGTACACGTCCGAACGCGACCGTCACGTCGAGCGTTTGCTTGAACTCGGCGCGACCGAACCGGACGACTGGCCGTATCCCGATGACCACGATTTCATCGTGCTGCTGGATCCGGACGGTAACGAGTTCTGCGTTATCCAGCACGACCAGTGA
- a CDS encoding GNAT family N-acetyltransferase, producing MSSVLIRPRVDDDLPACVEILRKVHDTAAYPLNWPNDPTAWITPDDALGIWVATADGQIAGHVALAAYGEGTRVERLYVDPAATGRGLGRELLGHCVINARELGRELTLEVADNGDSAIALYRRAGWRETGRGPVAWGGDRVREVVYFTAPD from the coding sequence ATGTCTTCCGTCCTGATCCGACCGCGCGTTGATGACGATCTGCCGGCGTGTGTCGAGATCCTGCGCAAGGTCCACGACACCGCCGCCTATCCGCTCAACTGGCCTAACGACCCCACGGCCTGGATCACACCAGACGACGCCCTCGGCATTTGGGTCGCGACAGCGGACGGCCAAATCGCGGGCCACGTCGCACTTGCGGCGTACGGCGAAGGGACCCGGGTCGAGCGCCTGTACGTCGACCCGGCTGCTACCGGGCGAGGGCTTGGACGCGAACTGCTGGGCCACTGCGTCATCAATGCGCGGGAGCTCGGGAGGGAACTCACGCTGGAGGTCGCGGACAACGGCGACTCGGCGATCGCGTTGTACCGCCGGGCGGGTTGGCGCGAGACCGGACGCGGACCCGTCGCCTGGGGAGGCGACCGGGTCCGCGAGGTCGTCTACTTCACCGCACCGGACTGA
- a CDS encoding MFS transporter encodes MAEWRAVRPLRHRDYRLLWMGLAVALIGSGLWLVALAWQVIELGGGPVQLSVVTTAYSVGLVTCVLFGGIAADRLSQRTVIVAADTVRGVVLVMLAALAFTEVLAVWHLAVGAVIIGAGEAFLIPAYTALVPRLLPEEELLAANGLEGTLRPLAQQATGPALGGIAVATLSPGVAILVAGLTYFFSAACVLAMQVRPAPAAAAADDQKTGIAALAADFREGWGYVRKTRWLLASLLFGTAFVLFILGPMEVLLPFAILDQTGGGAGAYGFVLAAFGIGGAIGALAISSRRLPRRYMTVMMLVWGFGSAPFVLLGIAGEVWQMAIGAAIVGATMSVGMVIWGTLLQRRIPDHLRGRISSLDFFVSLLLMPVSMALAGPASSLFGVTAVFVAAGIGPVIACLIALWLGRMQADELAHPLDAITPDPVEVAA; translated from the coding sequence ATGGCGGAGTGGAGAGCGGTTCGGCCGCTGCGGCACCGGGACTACCGGTTGCTGTGGATGGGCCTGGCCGTTGCGCTGATCGGCAGTGGCCTCTGGTTGGTGGCGCTCGCCTGGCAGGTGATCGAGTTGGGTGGTGGTCCGGTCCAACTGTCGGTCGTCACCACGGCGTACAGCGTGGGTCTGGTCACCTGTGTGCTGTTCGGCGGAATCGCGGCCGACCGGTTGTCGCAGCGAACGGTGATCGTCGCCGCGGACACCGTTCGCGGCGTCGTGTTGGTCATGCTCGCCGCGTTGGCATTCACGGAAGTGCTGGCGGTGTGGCACCTGGCCGTAGGCGCCGTGATCATCGGCGCGGGCGAGGCGTTCCTGATCCCGGCGTACACCGCGCTCGTGCCGCGACTACTGCCGGAGGAAGAACTGCTCGCGGCCAACGGACTTGAAGGCACGTTGCGCCCACTCGCGCAACAAGCGACGGGCCCGGCCCTTGGCGGTATCGCCGTCGCAACGCTCTCACCGGGTGTCGCGATCCTCGTTGCCGGCCTGACGTACTTCTTCTCGGCCGCTTGCGTTCTGGCCATGCAGGTCCGACCGGCGCCCGCCGCGGCTGCGGCCGACGACCAGAAGACGGGTATCGCCGCTCTCGCCGCGGACTTCCGCGAAGGCTGGGGCTACGTTCGCAAGACGCGCTGGCTGCTGGCGTCGTTGCTGTTCGGTACGGCGTTCGTGTTGTTCATCCTCGGGCCGATGGAGGTGCTGCTGCCGTTCGCGATCCTGGATCAGACCGGTGGCGGCGCGGGTGCGTACGGCTTCGTGCTCGCCGCGTTCGGTATCGGCGGGGCGATCGGGGCGCTGGCGATCTCCTCGCGGCGGCTGCCCCGGCGGTACATGACGGTGATGATGCTGGTGTGGGGGTTCGGTTCGGCGCCGTTCGTCCTGCTCGGGATCGCGGGTGAGGTCTGGCAGATGGCGATCGGTGCCGCGATCGTCGGCGCGACCATGTCGGTGGGGATGGTGATCTGGGGGACGCTGCTGCAGCGCCGCATCCCCGATCACCTGCGCGGGCGGATTTCCAGCCTCGACTTCTTCGTCTCGTTGCTGCTGATGCCGGTATCGATGGCGCTCGCCGGTCCGGCCAGCAGCCTGTTCGGCGTCACTGCCGTCTTCGTCGCGGCCGGTATCGGCCCGGTCATCGCCTGCCTCATCGCCCTCTGGCTCGGTCGCATGCAGGCCGACGAACTCGCACATCCCCTCGACGCCATCACCCCCGACCCGGTGGAGGTTGCCGCTTAG